The Sesamum indicum cultivar Zhongzhi No. 13 linkage group LG6, S_indicum_v1.0, whole genome shotgun sequence genome has a segment encoding these proteins:
- the LOC105165118 gene encoding auxin response factor 9 translates to MANRGSFSQTQQFCSFSSEGSGGKDALYGELWKACAGPLVDVPKKGERVYYFPQGHMEQLEASTNQELNQSIQMFNLPPKILCRVFNILLLAEQDTDEVYAQITLMPEADQTEPRSLDSNPDEPPRPAVHSFCKVLTASDTSTHGGFSVLRRHANECLPPLDMTQQTPTQELIAKDLHGTEWHFKHIFRGQPRRHLLTTGWSTFVTSKRLVAGDSFVFLRGENGELRVGVRRHARQQSSMPSSVISSQSMHLGVLATASHAVITNTMFVVYYKPRTSQFIIGLNKYLEAMDHEFGIGMRFKMRFEGEDSPERRFSGTIVGVEDISPHWKESKWRSLKVQWDEPASIPRPERVSPWEIEPFVASVPTALVQPPTIKHHKRPRSHVEMPVPETLTSTASPAWNLTHESHQINRGFEGQRSNIMANSHTKQDVTVAVMKHSSNNASSTHINGGRQSSACVNASPNMIAEETEENKSASAWSVVSNYSSPSSGKQGNSPSSCLNNGMKPDTVASCRLFGFDLRCPSVRTLCENSPLKSVDVPNDAGEVPSTVSSGDSDQKSAVSKDCRDSKQDQLQAPTKEVQSRHSNSSRSRTKVQMQGVAVGRAVDLTILKGYDDLITELEEMFEIKGELRPRNKWEIVFTDDEGDMMLMGDDPWPEFCNMVRRIFICSSQDVKKMKGGKLPLPTAECEGTGINLENLAD, encoded by the exons ATGGCAAACAGGGGTTCATTTTCTCAGACGCAGCAGTTTTGCAGTTTCTCATCTGAAG GGAGTGGAGGAAAGGATGCGTTGTATGGAGAATTATGGAAGGCTTGTGCAGGTCCTCTGGTGGATGTTCCtaagaaaggagaaagagtttaCTATTTCCCACAAGGTCACATGGAACAA TTGGAGGCATCTACAAATCAGGAACTGAATCAGAGTATACAAATGTTTAATCTGCCCCCGAAGATCCTTTGTCGTGTTTTCAACATTCTGCTACTG GCTGAACAAGACACAGATGAAGTTTATGCACAAATTACTTTGATGCCGGAAGCAGAT CAAACTGAGCCAAGAAGTCTGGATAGTAATCCTGATGAGCCTCCTAGACCTGCAGTTCACTCATTCTGCAAGGTTTTGACAGCCTCTGATACAAGTACGCATGGTGGATTCTCTGTTCTTCGAAGACACGCAAATGAGTGCCTTCCTCCCTTG GATATGACCCAACAGACACCAACACAGGAACTAATAGCGAAGGATCTACATGGAACTGAATGGCATTTTAAGCATATATTTAGAG GTCAACCTCGGAGGCATTTGCTTACAACAGGATGGAGTACATTTGTTACTTCCAAGAGATTAGTTGCTGGGGATTCTTTTGTATTCCTAAG GGGAGAGAACGGGGAACTACGTGTCGGGGTGAGGCGCCATGCTCGTCAACAAAGTTCCATGCCATCGTCAGTGATTTCAAGTCAGAGCATGCACCTGGGAGTGCTTGCAACTGCATCTCATGCGGTTATAACGaataccatgtttgttgtttaCTACAAGCCAAG AACAAGTCAGTTCATCATAGGCCTGAACAAATATCTAGAAGCTATGGACCATGAATTTGGAATCGGTATGAGATTCAAAATGCGCTTTGAGGGGGAGGATTCTCCCGAGCGGAG GTTTTCAGGTACAATTGTTGGGGTTGAGGATATTTCTCCTCACTGGAAAGAATCTAAATGGAGATCGTTGAAG GTTCAATGGGATGAACCTGCATCCATTCCAAGACCCGAGAGAGTTTCTCCGTGGGAGATAGAGCCATTTGTCGCATCAGTCCCCACGGCCCTGGTTCAGCCACCGACGATAAAGCATCATAAAAGGCCCCGATCACATGTTGAAATGCCAGTTCCTG AAACTTTGACTTCAACTGCATCACCTGCCTGGAATCTGACTCACGAGTCCCATCAAATAAATCGTGGTTTTGAAGGACAAAGGAGCAACATTATGGCTAATTCACACACTAAGCAAGATGTTACAGTTGCAGTTATGAAACACTCCAGCAACAATGCATCAAGCACTCATATAAACGGAGGCCGGCAATCTTCGGCCTGTGTAAATGCTTCTCCAAATATGATTGCTGAAGAAACAGAAGAGAATAAAAGCGCTTCAGCTTGGTCTGTCGTTTCAAACTATTCATCTCCGAGCTCAGGAAAGCAAGGCAATAGCCCGTCATCTTGCCTGAATAATGGAATGAAACCCGATACTGTTGCATCATGCAGATTGTTTGGGTTCGATTTGAGATGTCCTTCAGTAAGGACTCTTTGTGAAAATTCTCCTTTAAAATCTGTTGATGTACCAAATGATGCTGGTGAAGTCCCGAGTACTGTGTCCTCAGGTGACTCGGACCAGAAATCCGCAGTTTCTAAGGACTGTAGAGACTCAAAGCAAGACCAGTTGCAAGCACCAACTAAGGAGGTTCAGAGCAGACACAGCAACTCCTCCAGAAGTCGCACCaag GTGCAAATGCAAGGTGTTGCAGTCGGACGAGCAGTAGACTTGACGATATTGAAGGGATATGATGATCTTATAACAGAACTTGAAGAGATGTTCGAGATTAAGGGGGAGCTTCGGCCTCGAAATAAATGGGAAATCGTGTTTACAGATGATGAAGGGGACATGATGCTCATGGGCGACGATCCATGGCC AGAATTTTGCAACATGGTTCGAAGGATATTCATTTGTTCGAGCCAAGAtgtgaagaaaatgaaaggagGCAAGCTCCCTTTACCGACTGCAGAATGTGAAGGAACTGGCATTAACTTGGAAAATCTTGCAGATTGA